A single Brassica rapa cultivar Chiifu-401-42 chromosome A04, CAAS_Brap_v3.01, whole genome shotgun sequence DNA region contains:
- the LOC103863807 gene encoding alkane hydroxylase MAH1-like, translating into MASIDLFEASISLFCFVIFYYFFIKKNFGYLLIKKTLQSYAWNWPVLGMLPALFVWHNGIDDIIWFIEKKNLTFLFKGPWFTRMDALITVDPANIHHIFSSNFSNYIKGSDFNEIFDVFGDAIFNTDSELWKNQRMSIQAMLSHQDFQNFSMSITTSKLKDVLLPLFNRYSEEGTIVDLQDVFRRFTFDTALVTITGSDPQSLSFEMPDVEFAKAFDNAGDAILIRHIMPKFLRKLQNRMELGQEKTLIEAGATFDRICAKYISAKREEIRSQGFDHDHDHSNGESEDLLTSHIKLDTSKYELLKPNDDKFLRDTILTFIAAGRDTISTALTWFFGLLLKHPYVEAKIHQEINTNLPKSTSSQERPWSDIDRKACLNKLVYLHGALCEAMRLYPPVPFQRKSPIKSDVLPSGHKVDANSIIIIPIYVLGRMRSVWGDDALEFKPERWISETGGLRHEPSFKFLAFNCGPRTCPGKHLALTAMKAIIVEILQNYDVKLIEGQKIEPKPRLVLQMNHGLRVTLTKKCSA; encoded by the coding sequence ATGGCTTCTATCGACTTATTTGAAGCATCCATATCTCTTTTTTGCTTTGTCATCTTCTATTACTTCTTCATCAAGAAAAATTTTGGTTACTTGCTTATCAAGAAGACCCTTCAAAGCTACGCTTGGAACTGGCCTGTTCTTGGGATGCTTCCAGCTTTGTTCGTGTGGCACAATGGGATCGATGATATCATCTGGTTCATCGAGAAGAAGAATTTGACATTTCTATTCAAGGGTCCATGGTTCACTAGAATGGATGCGTTGATCACCGTTGATCCAGCAAATATACATCATATATTTAGCTCAAATTTCTCCAATTACATCAAAGGATCGGATTTCAACGAGATATTTGATGTTTTCGGAGACGCGATTTTCAACACCGACTCAGAGCTATGGAAGAATCAAAGAATGTCCATTCAGGCCATGCTCAGTCATCAAGATTTTCAAAACTTTTCAATGAGTATCACTACAAGTAAACTCAAGGACGTGCTTCTTCCTCTTTTCAATCGCTATTCAGAGGAAGGGACAATCGTGGACTTGCAGGATGTGTTCCGGAGATTCACGTTCGATACAGCCCTGGTTACAATCACCGGGTCTGATCCTCAATCTCTCTCCTTTGAAATGCCAGACGTTGAGTTTGCAAAAGCCTTCGACAATGCCGGGGATGCCATTTTGATTAGGCATATCATGCCGAAATTCTTACGGAAGTTGCAAAACCGGATGGAATTGGGACAAGAGAAGACGTTGATAGAAGCGGGTGCCACTTTTGATCGAATCTGCGCGAAATATATATCTGCAAAGAGAGAAGAGATAAGATCACAAGGATTTGATCATGATCATGATCATTCAAATGGAGAAAGTGAAGATCTTTTGACATCTCACATAAAGCTAGATACAAGCAAGTATGAGCTCTTGAAACCAAACGATGATAAGTTCCTTAGAGACACCATTTTAACTTTCATTGCCGCAGGGAGGGATACCATTTCCACTGCTCTCACTTGGTTTTTTGGGCTCCTTCTAAAACACCCTTACGTGGAAGCCAAGATTCACCAAGAGATCAACACAAATCTACCAAAATCCACAAGTAGTCAAGAGAGGCCATGGTCGGATATCGATCGCAAAGCTTGTCTGAACAAGTTGGTGTATCTACATGGGGCGTTGTGTGAAGCAATGAGGCTCTATCCACCAGTTCCGTTCCAGCGCAAATCTCCTATAAAATCAGATGTACTTCCAAGTGGGCACAAAGTCGATGCAAACTCTATCATTATCATCCCTATCTATGTGTTAGGGAGGATGAGATCCGTATGGGGAGATGACGCATTGGAATTCAAGCCGGAGAGATGGATTTCAGAGACAGGAGGGTTGAGACATGAGCCGTCCTTCAAGTTCTTAGCGTTTAACTGTGGCCCAAGAACTTGTCCTGGTAAGCATTTAGCTTTGACTGCAATGAAGGCCATAATTGTAGAGATATTACAAAACTATGATGTTAAGCTCATCGAAGGACAGAAGATTGAGCCAAAGCCTAGACTTGTTCTTCAGATGAATCATGGTCTTCGAGTCACACTTACTAAGAAATGTTCAGCTTGA
- the LOC103863806 gene encoding kanadaptin: MNPPPPRNPARDPGPEPNTKPASQSEESSAPTEVSSMKPPPPRNPNPTDLDATDVTNPDLTVDSKEVSVVADSDNPPRARSAKQSPVPYTIPEWSGPPSHRFQLEVLKEGAIVDRLDVYEKGAYMFGRDVLCDFALEHPSISRFHAVIQYKRSGVAYLFDLGSTHGTLINKNKVDKRVYVDLHVGDVIRFGGSTRLYIFQGPSELMPPERDLQLMREAKLRREMSEREASLRRARQQASMADGVSWGMGEDAIEEEEEDVEEITWQTYTGELTPKQEKTKEKVLKRLEKIGHMKKEIAAIRAKDISQGGLTQGQQTQIARNDQRTAELLEELETLEETLNDSIRESLGAKTGRKPNSKKKGTVEDEEDFSSDEDDFYDRTKKKKPSTQKGTESQTVETVDSLLEKRDKVLKEIEEKNEQLLAEKNKMETETVPEVASGDSLDAYMTGLSSTLVQDKTAQIQQELSTLQSELDRILYLLKVADPSGEEVKKRELKSQEPEIKKSEIPPVEKKKNLPLKPADTDENREKEVGKDVEGSNSKPEVETTASETAEDKKTTVFVPTKPQWLGSSANKDTAEEKKPETVGDAAAAATDSTDDGDGFVDYKDRKTMIEGATGLIIRKRKQEDKSKEEDEKSKEKEKEKQAEVMAQDAVALLLKHSVGHRINEEDEGVGKKEESKQGGGRSRKKKKTDKKVLGPDKPEYLDESTDYDSSWVPPKGQSGDGRTSLNDRLGY; encoded by the exons ATGAATCCTCCTCCGCCGCGAAACCCAGCCCGTGATCCCGGGCCTGAACCGAACACTAAACCGGCTTCACAGAGCGAGGAATCCTCCGCCCCAACGGAAGTCTCGTCGATGAAACCTCCGCCTCCCAGAAACCCTAACCCAACTGATCTCGACGCAACGGACGTAACAAACCCCGATCTAACCGTAGATTCCAAGGAAGTTTCCGTCGTTGCAGACTCGGATAATCCACCCCGTGCTCGATCCGCGAAGCAGAGCCCCGTCCCGTACACTATTCCAGAGTGGAGCGGCCCTCCTAGCCATCGATTTCAGCTTGAAGTCCTCAAGGAAGGCGCAATCGTCGACCGTTTAGACGT GTATGAGAAAGGAGCTTACATGTTTGGACGTGACGTCCTCTGTGATTTTGCTCTTGAGCACCCATCGATTTCACGGTTTCATGCAG TTATTCAGTACAAGAGAAGTGGTGTAGCTTATTTATTTGATCTTGGAAGCACTCATGGAACGTTAATTAACAAGAATAAG GTTGACAAAAGGGTTTATGTGGACTTGCATGTTGGTGATGTTATTCGATTTGGCGG TTCGACTCGGCTGTACATTTTCCAAGGACCTTCAGAGTTAATGCCACCA GAGAGAGACTTGCAATTAATGAGAGAAGCAAAGCTGAGACGGGAGATGTCAGAACGGGAAGCTTCACTTCGGCGTGCAAGACAACAAGCATCCATGGCTGATGGTGTTTCATGGGGCATGGGGGAAGATGctattgaagaagaagag GAGGATGTTGAAGAAATCACGTGGCAAACGTATACGGGAGAACTCAcaccaaaacaagaaaaaactaAGGAGAAAGTACTGAAACGGTTGGAGAAG ATTGGCCATATGAAGAAAGAAATAGCTGCTATTCGAGCTAAAGACATTTCTCAGGGTGGATTAACACAAGGACAACAAACACAGATCGCCAGGAATGACCAGAGAACAGCCGAG CTTCTCGAAGAGCTTGAGACCTTGGAGGAGACACTGAATGACAGCATCCGAGAAAGTTTGGGTGCAAAAACAGGGAGAAAACCAAACAGTAAGAAGAAAGGAACTGTAGAAGATGAGGAAGACTTCTCAAG TGATGAAGATGACTTCTATGATCggaccaagaagaagaaaccatcAACACAGAAAGGCACCGAAAGCCAAACTGTGGAAACGGTTGACTCTCTTCTAGAAAAGCGAGACAAAGttttgaaagaaatagaagaaaAGAATGAACAGCTTTTGGCAGAGAAGAATAAGATGGAGACAGAGACTGTCCCAGAGGTTGCTTCGGGAGACTCCCTTGATGCATACATGACCGGGCTGTCTTCAACACTTG TGCAAGACAAAACTGCTCAGATCCAGCAAGAGTTGTCTACTCTTCAGTCAGAATTAGATAGGATATTGTATCTTCTAAAGGTTGCTGATCCAAGCGGAGAAGAGGTTAAGAAAAGGGAGTTGAAGTCACAAGAACCGGAAATTAAGAAATCGGAAATTCCTCCTgtagaaaagaagaagaacctaCCATTAAAACCAGCTGATACTGATGAGAATAGAGAGAAAGAGGTGGGCAAAGATGTAGAGGGCTCCAACAGTAAGCCTGAAGTTGAAACTACAGCAAGTGAAACAGCTGAAGATAAGAAGACCACTGTGTTTGTTCCAACAAAACCCCAATGGCTCGGTTCCTCTGCAAACAAAGACACAGCTGAAGAGAAGAAACCTGAGACTGTAGGtgatgctgctgctgctgctactGATAGTACAGATGATGGTGATGGGTTTGTTGACTACAAAGATAGAAAGACAATGATCGAAGGTGCAACAGGATTGATAATCAGAAAACGGAAGCAAGAAGACAAgagcaaagaagaagatgaaaagtcaaaggaaaaggaaaaagaaaagcaagCAGAGGTCATGGCACAAGACGCAGTTGCTCTCTTGTTGAAGCATTCTGTAGGGCATCGTATAAACGAAGAAGACGAAGGAGTCGGTAAAAAGGAAGAAAGTAAGCAAGGAGGTGGCCGTAgtagaaagaaaaagaagacgGATAAAAAAGTACTTGGTCCTGATAAACCAGAATATCTGGATGAAAGCACAGATTATGATTCATCATGGGTACCTCCCAAAG GACAATCTGGTGATGGACGGACGTCTCTGAATGATCGTTTGGGATATTGA
- the LOC103863810 gene encoding leucine-rich repeat extensin-like protein 3: protein MSSLLFLISIALTITFNNHTSKAANPAVSFKDNVPCRKNNFFSVSDSYRDLECRFRQVKPSFKQKTRGRYRRESHVLCLGIKRCSRNGKNQIFLAVKKHPERKSSRNLKQIRKESQVHFQHKKQQSSRYKKQNIGDKKLFFPPPWFLPPNPFAPPPSIFPPNPFQPPPPSIFPPLPFQPPPAPPPSIFPPLFPQPPPAPPPSIFPPIFPQPQPSPPPSFFPPNPFQPRPPQPPPTPPPSFFPPIFPPPPAAPPPSPPSFFPPNPFPPLPPIFPGLNQPPPPPPPPPPPPPSIFPFPPFPFLPPPRNPGPPPALSSSANKQPT from the exons atgtcttctcttctcttcctcaTCTCCATTGCCTTAACCATAACATTCAATAACCATACTTCAAAGGCAGCAAATCCAGCCGTAAGCTTCAAAGACAATGTCCCTTGCAGGAAAAATAATTTCTTCTCAGTCTCAG ATTCCTATAGGGATCTTGAATGCAGATTCAGACAAGTGAAACCTAGTTTCAAACAGAAGACAAGAGGTCGTTATCGCAGAGAATCCCATGTTTTATGTCTTGGAATCAAAAGGTGTTCAAGAAACGGGAAGAATCAGATATTCTTGGCTGTAAAGAAGCATCCAGAAAGGAAGTCCAGTCGGAATCTGAAACAAATTAGAAAAGAAAGTCAGGTTCACTTCCAACACAAGAAGCAACAATCATCAAGATACAAAAAGCAAAATATAGGAGACAAGAAGTTATTTTTCCCACCTCCATGGTTTCTTCCTCCAAACCCATTTGCGCCCCCACCTTCGATTTTTCCACCAAACCCATTTCAGCCACCGCCTCCTTCGATATTCCCTCCACTCCCATTTCAACCTCCTCCTGCTCCACCTCCATCAATTTTCCCTCCATTATTTCCTCAGCCGCCTCCTGCTCCTCCTCCGTCTATATTCCCTCCAATATTTCCTCAGCCTCAGCCTTCTCCTCCTCCATCTTTCTTCCCTCCCAACCCATTTCAGCCTCGTCCTCCTCAGCCTCCTCCCACTCCTCCTCCATCGTTCTTCCCTCCAATATTTCCTCCGCCTCCTGCTGCTCCACCGCCCTCTCCTCCATCCTTTTTCCCTCCAAACCCATTTCCTCCGCTGCCACCGATATTTCCAGGTCTAAatcaaccaccaccaccacctcctcctcctcctccaccacctccgTCAATATTTCCATTTCCTCCATTCCCTTTCCTTCCACCACCACGCAACCCTGGCCCTCCTCCTGCTTTATCTTCTTCAGCAAACAAACAACCTACTTAA